From a single Maylandia zebra isolate NMK-2024a linkage group LG3, Mzebra_GT3a, whole genome shotgun sequence genomic region:
- the LOC143416845 gene encoding protein NLRC3-like, with the protein MFVKNELKKIQKLLSPDHPETLKSQMEDEEMFEGEDEDERKSCREAFLKITLHFLRRLKQHEMADHLQSKIFAPLCKQELKAQLKKKFQCVFEGIAKAGSPTLLNQIYTELYITEGGTAEVNDEHEVRQIETASRKPDRPETTIRQEDIFKASPGRDEPIRTVLTKGVAGIGKTVLTQKYSLDWAEDKANQDIQFIFPFTFRELNVLKEEKFSLVGLVHHFFNQTNESGICRLEDFQVVFILDGLDECRLHLDFNKTKILTETRKSTSLDELLTNLIRGNLLPSARLWITTRPAAANQIPPQCVDMVTEVRGFTDPQKEEYFRKRFRDEEQASRIISHIKKARSLHIMCHIPVFCWITATVLEDVLETREGGELPNTLTEMYIHFLVVQAKVKKVKYDGGAETDPHWSPDSRKMIESLGKLAFDQLQKGNLIFYEPDLTECGIDIRAASVYSGVFTQIFKEEKQLYQNKVFCFVHLSVQEFLAALHVHLTFINSGLNLLEEQQTSSETEKYFYQCAVDKALQSPNGHLDLFLRFLLGLKTNQTRLQGLMTQTGSSSKTNQEAVQYIKEKLSENLSAEKSINLFHCLNELNDRSLLEEIQQSLSSGRLSTDKLSPAQWSALVFILLSSEKDLDVFDLKKYFASEEALLRLLPVVKASKKALLWDCGLSEISCDYLAAALKSNPSHLRQLDLSSNTKLQDSGVKHLCGFLESPGCGLETLRLGDCGLSEISCDYLAAALKSNPSHLRELDLSCNNKLQDSGVKHLCGFLESPGCGLETLRSVSMF; encoded by the exons atgtttgtgaagaacgagctgaagaagatccagaagcttCTGAGTCCAGATCACCCAGAAACTTTAAAGAGCCAGATGGAGGATGAGGAGATGTTTGAAGGAGAGGatgaagatgaaagaaagagctGCAGAGAAGCATTTCTGAAGATCACACTCCACTTCTTGAGGAGACTTAAGCAGCATGAGATGGCTGACcatctgcagagca AAATATTTGCTCCACTCTGTAAACAAGAACTTAAAGCccaactgaagaagaagttccagtgtgtgtttgagggcatcgctaaagcaggaagcccaacccttctgaatcagatctacacagagctctacatcacagagggagggactgcagaggtcaatgatgaacatgaggtcagacagattgaaacagcatccaggaaaccagacagaccagaaacaacaatcagacaagaagacatctttaaagcctcacctggaagagacgaaccaatcagaacagtgctgacaaagggagtggctggcattgggaaaacagtcttaacacagaaatacagcctggactgggctgaagacaaagccaaccaggacatccagttcatatttccattcactttcagagagctgaatgtgctgaaagaggaaaagttcagcttggtgggacttgttcatcacttctttaatcAAACTAACGAATCAGGAATCTGCAggcttgaagacttccaggttgtgttcatacttgatggtctggatgagtgtcgacttcatTTGGACTTCAACAAAACTAAAATCCTGACTGAAAcaagaaagtccacctcattggatgagctgctgacaaacctcatcagAGGGAACCTGCTCCCTTCTGCTCGCCTTTGGATAacaacacgacctgcagcagccaatcagatccctcctcagTGTGTcgacatggtgacagaggtcagagggttcactgacccacagaaggaggagtacttcaggaagagattcagagatgaggagcaggccagcaggatcatctcccacatcaagaaagctcgaagcctccacatcatgtgtcacatcccagtcttctgctggatcactgctacagttctggaggatgtgctggaaaccagagagggaggagagctgcccaacaccctgactgagatgtacatccacttcctggtggttcaggccaaagtgaagaaggtcaaatatgatggaggagctgagacagatccacactggagtccagacagcaggaagatgattgagtcactgggaaaactggcttttgatcagctgcagaaaggaaacctgatcttctatgaaccagacctgacagagtgtggcatcgatatcagagcagcctcagtgtactcaggagtgttcacacagatctttaaagaggagaaacaACTGTACCagaacaaggtgttctgctttgttcatctcagtgttcaggagtttctggctgctcttcatgtccacctgaccttcatcaactctggactcaatctgctggaagaacaacaaacaaGCTCTGAGACAGAGAAATACTTCTACCAGTGTGCTgtggacaaggccttacagagccccaatggacacctggacttgttccttcgTTTTCTCTTGGGTCTGAAGACTAATCAAACTCGTTTGCAAGGCCTCatgacacaaacaggaagtagctcaaaGACCAATCAAGAAGCAGTtcagtacatcaaggagaagctcagtgagaatctgtctgcagagaaaagcatcaatctgtttcactgtctgaatgaactgaatgatcgttctctactggaggagatccaacagtccctgagttcaggacgtctctccacagataaactgtctcctgctcagtggtcagctctggtcttcatcttactgtcatcagaaaaagatctggatgtgtttgacctgaagaaatactttgcttcagaggaggctcttctgaggctgctgccagtggtcaaagcctctaaaaaagctct attgtgggactgtggtttgtcagagatcagctgtgattatctggcagcagcactgaagtccaacccctcccatctgagacagctggacctgagctccaacaccaagctgcaggattcaggagtgaagcatctgtgtggtttcctggagagtccaggatgtggacttgaaactctgag